One region of Pseudomonas alvandae genomic DNA includes:
- a CDS encoding S9 family peptidase, translating into MPLSAQICDAPIARKAPGVDPYAWLQERDTDAVLEYLKAENSYQEAALADQAELRETLFQEIKGRILETDLSLPSPWGPYLYYTRTTAGDEYPRHYRCPRPADDSLTVDESREQLLLDPNALAGGGFFALGAFSISPDHQRLAYSLDTTGDEIYTLFVKELSNDKVSELSFENCDGSMTWANDSLTLFFGELDETHRPHKLFRYRLDGTAAEEVFHEPDGRFFLHCYRSSSERQLILSLGSKTTSEVWVLDATQPQQPFTCVAPRLEDHEYDVDHGLLDGEWTWFIRSNRDGINFALYQAADTGEAPIEADWQNLIPHSDTVMIDGLSLNATAMTLSLREGGLPIIEVHPQGLPKYRVQLPDAAYSLHVQNSLEFVSERIRLRYEALNRPAQIRQLDLASGDQVVLKQTPVLGPFDADAYVSQRLWATAPDGTQVPISLVVKRESLGKPVPLYLYGYGAYGESLDPWFSHSRLSLLDRGVAFAIAHVRGGGELGEAWYRAGKQEHKHNTFSDFIACAEHLIAKGLTTADQLAISGGSAGGLLIGAVLNQRPELFKVAIAEVPFVDVLNTMLDPELPLTVTEYDEWGNPEEPDVYDRIRAYAPYENVRAQAYPAMLVIAGYNDSRVQYWEAAKWVAKLRATKTDDNPLLLKTELGAGHGGMSGRYQGLRDVALEYAFVLKVLGVA; encoded by the coding sequence ATGCCCCTATCTGCCCAAATTTGCGATGCCCCGATTGCCCGCAAGGCCCCCGGCGTCGACCCGTATGCCTGGCTGCAGGAGCGCGACACCGATGCCGTGCTCGAATACCTCAAGGCTGAAAACAGCTATCAGGAAGCAGCGCTCGCCGACCAGGCCGAACTGCGCGAAACGCTGTTCCAGGAAATCAAGGGACGGATCCTCGAGACTGACCTGTCCTTGCCCTCCCCCTGGGGCCCGTACCTGTATTACACCCGCACCACGGCCGGCGACGAATATCCGCGCCACTACCGCTGCCCGCGTCCGGCCGATGACAGCCTGACCGTCGATGAAAGCCGCGAACAGTTGCTGCTGGACCCGAACGCCCTGGCCGGCGGTGGATTCTTTGCCCTGGGCGCGTTCAGCATCAGCCCGGATCACCAGCGCCTGGCCTACAGCCTGGACACCACGGGCGATGAGATCTACACGCTGTTCGTCAAGGAATTGTCCAACGACAAGGTCAGCGAACTGTCCTTCGAAAACTGCGACGGCAGCATGACTTGGGCCAACGACAGCCTGACGCTGTTCTTTGGCGAACTGGACGAGACCCATCGCCCCCATAAGCTGTTCCGTTATCGCTTGGACGGCACCGCCGCCGAAGAGGTGTTCCACGAGCCGGACGGGCGTTTTTTCCTGCATTGCTATCGTTCAAGCTCGGAGCGCCAACTGATCCTGTCGCTGGGCAGCAAGACCACCAGCGAAGTCTGGGTGCTCGACGCGACGCAACCGCAGCAGCCGTTTACCTGCGTGGCGCCACGGCTAGAGGACCATGAATACGACGTCGATCACGGCCTGCTCGACGGTGAATGGACCTGGTTCATCCGCAGCAACCGCGACGGTATCAACTTCGCGTTGTACCAGGCGGCCGACACAGGTGAGGCGCCGATCGAGGCTGACTGGCAGAACCTGATCCCCCACAGCGACACGGTGATGATCGACGGCCTGAGTCTGAACGCCACGGCCATGACCTTGAGCCTGCGCGAAGGCGGCCTGCCGATCATCGAAGTTCACCCACAAGGCTTGCCGAAATATCGGGTGCAATTGCCAGACGCGGCCTACAGCCTACACGTACAGAACAGCCTGGAGTTTGTCAGTGAGCGCATCCGCCTGCGCTACGAGGCACTGAATCGCCCGGCGCAGATCCGCCAATTGGACTTGGCCAGCGGCGATCAGGTCGTGCTCAAGCAAACCCCGGTGCTGGGTCCGTTCGATGCCGATGCCTATGTCAGCCAACGACTCTGGGCCACCGCGCCGGACGGCACGCAGGTGCCCATCAGCCTGGTGGTCAAGCGAGAATCCCTCGGCAAACCCGTGCCGCTGTACCTGTACGGCTACGGCGCCTATGGCGAAAGCCTCGACCCGTGGTTTTCCCATTCGCGGCTGAGCCTGCTGGACCGCGGCGTGGCGTTTGCCATCGCCCATGTGCGTGGTGGCGGTGAACTGGGTGAAGCCTGGTATCGCGCCGGTAAGCAAGAGCACAAGCACAACACTTTCAGCGACTTCATTGCCTGCGCCGAGCACTTGATCGCCAAAGGCTTGACCACCGCCGACCAGTTGGCGATCAGCGGCGGCAGTGCCGGCGGGTTGTTGATTGGCGCGGTGCTCAACCAGCGCCCGGAACTGTTCAAGGTCGCGATCGCAGAAGTGCCGTTCGTCGATGTGCTCAACACCATGCTCGACCCCGAGCTGCCGTTGACCGTGACCGAATACGACGAATGGGGTAATCCCGAGGAGCCGGACGTCTATGATCGGATCAGGGCCTACGCCCCGTACGAAAACGTCCGCGCCCAGGCGTACCCGGCCATGCTGGTGATCGCCGGCTACAACGACAGCCGCGTGCAGTATTGGGAAGCGGCCAAGTGGGTCGCGAAGTTGCGGGCCACCAAGACCGATGACAATCCCCTGCTGCTCAAGACCGAACTGGGCGCCGGCCATGGCGGCATGAGCGGTCGTTACCAGGGATTGCGTGACGTAGCACTCGAATATGCGTTTGTATTGAAGGTTTTGGGTGTGGCCTGA
- a CDS encoding cyclic nucleotide-binding domain-containing protein, with the protein MSEPTLLNKEIRDWLMDCGLFDQLLPVDFAAASGYFSISTIAQGEAIFREGDAGSFMCILHTGQVAVQKTGPDGQPVTIATLRSGRAFGEMAVLDGERRSASCIAATDCQLLNLGKDSLEKMLNDAPKIAAKIIRALAVSLSKRLRMADGQLLSQQV; encoded by the coding sequence ATGTCAGAACCGACCTTACTGAACAAAGAAATCCGCGACTGGCTGATGGACTGCGGTCTGTTCGACCAATTGCTGCCCGTCGACTTTGCCGCCGCGTCGGGTTACTTCAGCATCAGCACCATCGCCCAGGGCGAGGCGATTTTCCGTGAAGGTGATGCCGGCAGCTTCATGTGCATCCTCCACACCGGTCAGGTGGCCGTGCAGAAAACCGGCCCCGACGGCCAGCCAGTGACCATCGCCACGCTGCGCAGCGGCCGGGCCTTCGGTGAAATGGCCGTGCTCGACGGCGAACGACGCTCGGCCAGCTGCATCGCCGCCACCGATTGCCAGCTGCTGAACCTGGGCAAGGATTCCCTGGAGAAAATGCTCAACGACGCGCCCAAGATCGCCGCCAAGATCATCCGCGCCCTCGCCGTCTCCCTGTCCAAGCGCCTGCGCATGGCGGATGGGCAGCTGTTGTCGCAGCAGGTCTGA
- a CDS encoding spermidine synthase, which translates to MKRFVLLDTTPIPDNGGALCLFEYGEDFVIKIQGGDGGQLMNTRMHGSEDALAEIPCRKVAGRPGSRVLIGGLGMGFTLASALKHLGKSAEVVVAELVPGVVEWNRGPLGEKAGRPLSDPRTVIRMEDVAKVLQAEPQGFDAIMLDVDNGPEGLTQKANSWLYSAGGLAACAKALRPKGVLAVWSASADRQFSDKLKKAGFKAEEVQVFAHGNKGTRHTIWIAEKLKG; encoded by the coding sequence ATGAAACGTTTTGTTCTGCTCGACACCACGCCTATCCCTGACAACGGCGGCGCCCTGTGCCTGTTCGAGTACGGCGAAGATTTCGTGATCAAGATCCAGGGCGGCGACGGCGGGCAGCTGATGAACACCCGCATGCACGGTTCCGAAGACGCCTTGGCCGAGATTCCCTGCCGCAAGGTCGCCGGTCGCCCCGGCTCGCGCGTGTTGATCGGCGGACTCGGCATGGGTTTCACCCTCGCCTCCGCCCTCAAGCACCTGGGTAAGAGCGCCGAAGTGGTAGTGGCCGAACTCGTGCCAGGCGTGGTGGAGTGGAATCGCGGCCCCTTGGGTGAAAAGGCCGGACGGCCGCTGTCGGACCCTCGCACGGTGATCCGCATGGAAGACGTGGCCAAGGTGCTGCAAGCCGAGCCCCAGGGGTTCGACGCGATCATGCTCGATGTCGATAACGGCCCGGAAGGCCTGACCCAGAAAGCTAACAGTTGGCTGTATTCGGCAGGAGGCCTGGCGGCGTGCGCCAAGGCCCTGCGGCCTAAAGGTGTGCTGGCGGTGTGGTCGGCCAGCGCCGACCGGCAGTTTTCCGACAAATTGAAGAAGGCCGGCTTCAAGGCCGAAGAGGTGCAAGTGTTCGCCCATGGCAACAAAGGCACCCGCCACACCATCTGGATTGCCGAGAAACTCAAGGGCTGA
- a CDS encoding YajD family HNH nuclease: MSSSTPPSNTAKLDRILADAQRDREMGYRDKALKMYPHVCGRCAREFSGKRLSELTVHHRDHNHDNNPQDGSNWELLCLYCHDNEHSRYTDQQYFGDGSLSTPKIAKATHNPFAALAGLMKKDE; encoded by the coding sequence ATGAGTTCGTCCACCCCACCGTCCAACACCGCCAAGCTGGACCGCATCCTCGCCGACGCCCAGCGCGACCGGGAGATGGGCTATCGCGACAAAGCCCTGAAAATGTACCCCCACGTCTGCGGCCGCTGCGCCCGTGAGTTTTCCGGCAAGCGCCTGAGCGAACTGACCGTTCACCACCGCGACCACAACCACGACAACAACCCGCAGGATGGCTCCAACTGGGAGCTGCTGTGCTTGTATTGCCACGACAACGAGCACTCGCGCTACACCGACCAGCAGTATTTCGGCGACGGCTCCCTGAGCACCCCGAAGATCGCCAAGGCGACCCACAACCCGTTCGCCGCGTTGGCTGGGTTGATGAAAAAAGACGAGTAG
- a CDS encoding DUF2933 domain-containing protein has translation MNDHEHPSDGPRPFWKNKTGVVLIMLLAIGLFYLVREHFGHISANWPYLILLACPLMHVFGHNHGRHGQHSESPNKPRDPQGR, from the coding sequence ATGAACGACCACGAGCATCCAAGCGACGGTCCAAGGCCCTTCTGGAAGAACAAGACCGGCGTTGTCTTGATCATGTTATTGGCGATCGGCCTGTTCTATCTGGTGCGGGAGCACTTTGGTCACATTTCGGCCAACTGGCCTTACTTGATCCTTCTGGCATGCCCATTGATGCACGTGTTTGGACACAATCATGGCAGGCATGGGCAACACAGCGAGTCGCCGAATAAACCAAGGGATCCGCAGGGGCGCTAG
- a CDS encoding copper-transporting P-type ATPase: protein MPHTTDHAHHRISVAEGITTEYTCPMHPEIRQPGPGSCPKCGMTLEPVLPIQGEEDNAELKQLSRRFWWSLPLTVIVTVLAMAGHSFSLFHANTQNLVEFLLGTPVVLWAGWPFFSRGLASVRQRNPNMWTLISLGTSAAYLYSVCATFWPGMFPSTFMKEGRIGVYFEAAAVIISLTLLGQMLELKARSQTSAAIKSLLGLSPKTARRISADGQEHDVPLAHVHQGDRLRIRPGEKVPVDGSVLEGESAVDESMLTGEPVPVSKHVGDSLIGATINTHGSLVMIAQKVGAETVLSQIVQMVAQAQRSKAPLQRLADVIAGYFVMAVIAVAALTFVGWGLSGMERGWIFGLINAVAVLIIACPCALGLATPMSIMVSTGKAAGMGVLFRDAGAIENLCKIDTLIVDKTGTLTEGRPVFHSVQTTQGFDTRQVLLWAASLDQGSEHPLAQAIVEQARKENLDLIKPDAFDSGSGIGVSGLVDGKRLHLGNSVLMRTAHVGVTSLQQQAEQLRSQGISIVYLAVDGALAGLLAVSDPIKPTAGEAIRQLKAHGIKIIMATGDGLTTARAVAKELDIEEVHGEVKPEDKERLVADLQQYGHQVAMVGDGINDAPALARAHVGIAMGTGTDVAMNSAQLTLVKGDLMGILRARTLSVATVRNMRQNLGFAFVYNAMGIPLAAGLLYPLTGHLLSPMVAAVAMSISSASVVFNALRLRNAPA from the coding sequence ATGCCACACACCACCGATCATGCACACCACCGCATCTCAGTAGCCGAAGGCATCACAACCGAATACACCTGTCCCATGCACCCCGAAATACGCCAGCCTGGTCCAGGCAGTTGTCCCAAGTGCGGCATGACGCTGGAGCCTGTGCTGCCGATACAGGGGGAAGAGGACAATGCCGAACTCAAGCAACTTAGCCGGCGCTTCTGGTGGAGCCTGCCACTGACGGTGATCGTGACCGTGCTCGCCATGGCCGGCCATTCCTTTTCACTGTTTCATGCCAACACTCAGAATCTTGTCGAATTCCTGTTGGGCACCCCAGTGGTGCTGTGGGCGGGTTGGCCGTTCTTCAGCCGGGGATTGGCGTCGGTTCGCCAACGCAACCCGAACATGTGGACGCTTATCAGCCTGGGCACTTCAGCAGCCTATCTGTACAGCGTTTGCGCAACGTTTTGGCCTGGCATGTTTCCCTCCACATTCATGAAGGAAGGACGTATCGGCGTTTACTTCGAAGCCGCCGCGGTCATCATTTCCCTTACTTTGCTCGGGCAAATGCTTGAACTCAAGGCACGCTCACAAACGAGCGCCGCCATCAAATCGCTGCTCGGCCTTTCACCCAAGACCGCCCGCCGGATCAGCGCCGATGGCCAAGAGCATGACGTCCCCCTCGCCCACGTGCACCAGGGCGATCGGCTGAGAATCAGACCGGGTGAAAAAGTGCCGGTAGATGGTTCAGTGCTCGAAGGCGAAAGCGCCGTAGACGAATCCATGCTCACGGGCGAACCGGTACCGGTGAGCAAGCACGTCGGTGACAGCCTGATCGGTGCGACGATCAATACCCATGGCAGCCTGGTAATGATCGCGCAGAAAGTCGGCGCCGAAACCGTGTTATCGCAGATCGTCCAGATGGTAGCCCAGGCCCAGCGCTCCAAGGCCCCTCTGCAGCGACTGGCGGATGTGATCGCTGGTTATTTCGTGATGGCAGTAATCGCCGTCGCCGCACTGACATTTGTCGGCTGGGGATTGTCAGGCATGGAGCGCGGTTGGATCTTTGGCCTGATCAATGCCGTTGCCGTGCTGATTATTGCTTGCCCTTGCGCGTTGGGGCTCGCTACCCCGATGTCGATCATGGTGTCCACCGGCAAGGCGGCCGGCATGGGGGTGTTATTCCGCGACGCCGGCGCCATCGAGAATCTGTGCAAGATCGACACGCTGATCGTCGACAAGACCGGCACCCTGACAGAAGGGCGCCCGGTGTTTCACAGTGTCCAGACCACTCAAGGCTTCGACACTCGCCAAGTATTACTCTGGGCAGCGAGCCTTGATCAGGGCAGTGAACATCCCCTGGCCCAGGCCATCGTCGAACAGGCCCGGAAAGAAAACCTTGACCTGATCAAGCCCGACGCATTTGACTCCGGCAGCGGCATTGGTGTCAGTGGCCTGGTGGATGGCAAACGGCTGCATTTGGGCAACAGTGTCCTGATGAGAACGGCCCATGTGGGTGTCACGTCGCTGCAGCAACAAGCCGAACAGTTGCGCTCGCAAGGCATCAGTATCGTTTATCTCGCGGTCGACGGTGCGCTGGCCGGATTGCTGGCCGTATCGGACCCGATCAAGCCAACCGCCGGGGAGGCAATCCGCCAGCTCAAGGCCCACGGCATTAAAATCATCATGGCCACGGGCGACGGCCTCACCACCGCACGCGCCGTGGCTAAGGAGCTGGACATCGAAGAGGTGCATGGGGAAGTCAAGCCCGAAGACAAGGAGCGTTTGGTGGCGGATCTTCAGCAATATGGCCATCAAGTCGCGATGGTTGGCGATGGCATCAACGACGCCCCCGCCCTGGCCCGTGCACACGTTGGGATTGCGATGGGCACCGGCACCGACGTCGCGATGAACAGCGCTCAGCTGACATTGGTAAAAGGCGACTTGATGGGCATTTTGCGGGCCCGCACCCTGTCGGTGGCAACCGTCAGAAACATGCGCCAGAACCTCGGGTTTGCCTTTGTTTATAACGCGATGGGCATTCCCTTGGCTGCCGGCCTGCTGTATCCATTGACCGGTCATTTGCTCTCACCGATGGTCGCCGCCGTCGCCATGAGCATCAGTTCGGCATCGGTGGTGTTCAATGCGCTGAGGTTGCGTAACGCACCGGCGTAA
- a CDS encoding DUF2790 domain-containing protein — MKILDALLAVSILSVSSLAFAEGGGDRVYGQMIRNNENAMARYAAENGKAAAEIVHYEYGMKLDVKKVVNMTPANKGCGVGPSRMTYEDSNGKLNTVEYRLLGENCPNGG; from the coding sequence ATGAAAATCCTTGATGCCTTGCTCGCCGTTTCGATCCTGTCCGTTTCTTCCCTTGCCTTCGCCGAAGGAGGGGGCGACCGGGTTTATGGCCAGATGATTCGGAACAACGAAAACGCCATGGCGCGATACGCCGCGGAAAACGGAAAAGCCGCCGCCGAGATCGTTCATTACGAATACGGCATGAAGCTCGACGTAAAAAAAGTGGTGAATATGACTCCGGCCAATAAAGGCTGCGGCGTCGGTCCGTCGCGCATGACTTACGAAGACTCGAACGGCAAGCTCAATACCGTGGAGTACAGGCTCCTGGGTGAAAACTGCCCGAATGGTGGCTGA
- a CDS encoding RNA methyltransferase: MANKRYSCIGLFNPKSPENVGSVMRAAGCYGVASVFYTGKRYERAADFVTDTKKVHYDIPLIGIDDLKKILPLGCVPVAVELVEGARPLPEYTHPDRALYIFGPEDGSLDKDIRDWCEDVIYIPTNGCMNLAATVNVVLYDRMAKGNNTRSGPQFR; the protein is encoded by the coding sequence GTGGCCAACAAACGCTACAGCTGCATCGGTCTGTTCAACCCCAAGTCGCCGGAAAACGTCGGTTCGGTCATGCGTGCCGCCGGCTGTTACGGCGTGGCGTCGGTGTTCTACACCGGCAAGCGCTATGAACGCGCCGCCGACTTCGTCACCGACACCAAGAAGGTCCATTACGACATTCCGCTGATCGGCATCGACGACTTGAAGAAGATCCTGCCCCTGGGCTGCGTGCCGGTGGCCGTCGAGCTCGTGGAAGGCGCCCGCCCGCTGCCCGAATACACCCACCCGGACCGAGCGCTGTACATCTTCGGCCCCGAGGACGGTTCGCTGGACAAAGACATCCGCGACTGGTGCGAAGACGTGATCTACATCCCCACCAACGGCTGCATGAACCTGGCGGCCACGGTCAATGTCGTGTTGTACGACCGCATGGCCAAAGGCAACAACACGCGCTCGGGTCCGCAATTCCGCTGA
- a CDS encoding YgaP family membrane protein, which translates to MSDNNPFGPVDTTPFQSRSPQNVHGWERIGSLAGGVLMMGKGLRRGGVIGLAQLAIGGMALARGITGHCSAKSLLEKNRQHLHDARARIEQAGDELSRMKTNAEAATGTATVTGNDSLSSPRAGL; encoded by the coding sequence ATGAGCGATAACAATCCGTTCGGGCCGGTGGATACCACCCCTTTCCAATCCCGCAGCCCGCAGAACGTGCACGGTTGGGAGCGCATCGGTTCATTGGCCGGTGGGGTCCTGATGATGGGCAAGGGCTTGCGCCGTGGCGGTGTGATCGGCCTGGCGCAACTGGCAATCGGTGGCATGGCCCTGGCTCGCGGCATCACCGGGCATTGTTCGGCGAAAAGCCTGCTGGAAAAAAATCGCCAACATCTGCATGACGCCCGCGCCCGCATCGAGCAGGCCGGCGACGAACTGAGCCGCATGAAGACCAATGCCGAGGCGGCGACTGGCACGGCTACAGTGACGGGGAATGATTCGTTGAGTTCACCTAGGGCTGGGCTCTGA